Sequence from the Mytilus galloprovincialis chromosome 10, xbMytGall1.hap1.1, whole genome shotgun sequence genome:
tgatGAAAAGATTGATTCATATACCTATTTAATGAAGACTAGAGCTATTGAAGGTATATAAGGGTCATGACAGATTTTAGATGACAACATAAACAAATTGGCATTACATTGTATTATTTTCCCTCACTTCCCTAAAGAATTGATGAGTCTAcactttttttaccaagataattGAGTTAAACTCATTATAAAAGGTAACCAATTCAACcaatacaatatgctttatttaaaaacactccgtcacattcacatgtgaaacaagatgtaaatatatatacaaaatacaatcaacctaataattattatacattcgatattgtttttgttgtaataaatattgatattgttatcagtaaatttaaaCTAGTTTACTAAATATGACTGTAACACACATATGCACTTTGACGGTATTAGTATCTATCCTTACTTATATTTTGGCATTCAAAAGTGTCATGTGTTTCTCTGACGGTTAAGGGCGACATAAcacttattattatttattatataaatgtataatgaTATATAGATGGATATGGAACATGGTCATAACAAGGAAATATTTTAAGAACTTAACACTCTCgattgttttttgtgtgtttttctaatACCATGTGTGCTAATGTACCACTTTCACAGTAACCAATCAAAACGTGATGAGTTAAATGTTAAGAGGTTCAGTTTCCTCCACAGGAAGTTGAACGCCTAACATTTCAATCCATGCTTTAGCGgacttgaaaaatgttttaagcaTTATTTGAAAATTACCGATACTAGTTGGTCTCTCAAGGGTTTAaatttttttccttcttttttcatACGTTTTCCCTGTATTGTTAAGTTATGatattatcatttttaattttgtttcaaacaaatgttgaaatacatgtaaaaacagGAATTATGCGTAACGATTGctcaaaaataatttgattgataacgtttaaaaactaaataaaatacgcgtgaaaaaaatatttctgactcagacaaaaaactatatcccttttttgaagttaaatgattcCTCCCTGACTGTTACTAAAAACTCGTACACTCGATAATGTAGACTATCGTGCTGTATTATTTTTTGGTGAAGGCGTTCtgtaattttgtgatttataaTACCACTTTGTTTTATAGTGGATATTGTCGTACGTCATACggaaaaggtgtttttttttaaatgagtcgCTGGTTCTTATTTTCAAAatcgtacaccaaaacgtcggaATTGAGCAGTAACATTACTATGTGCTTGCCAATTGACAGCCAACCAATAACGATGTGTTCATTTATCTATACAAGAAATGGAATTAATCATTGccatttatattaattttgtttgctCTGACTATTTAATTTATAATGAAGAAATACAAATTCATTTACATAATTATATGAAGGTTTACTTTCACAGAAGGACGATTCTGATAAAACGTAATCTTAGTTGTAGTACGGGCTTCATTaagatataattttacaaatataatagagtaaatatcaaatgaaaactcCAGTCATGCGCATCATTGATAAAGATTAGTGGTATCTTTCCAGTTCCTCGTCAAAGATTGGTATGTATTAGTCGCTGTGGATAAAAGTACTCCTCTACATTCATCATACACATGTGGAATGTCAACATGTAATTGTAATCTTTGATCATAGCTTTCCTCATAATTGTTGTCCGCGATTATCATAATATTTTCATCTGAAGTATTTTGTTGAGGACTATGTTCTTTCTGATTTCTTCTAGTTGCCCCTTGATTAGTTATGTTGGTCAGATGAGTTTCGATACTGTGTAAACGTTCATTGCCCGCCTCTTGTACATTTTCCGGGAAGGTTTCTAGTGTTAAGTCATTATCAAACACATAGCTCTCAGATGGCAATGTCGGGGAACTCCAAAACGCATCTACACTTGCAATGGTCGTACCTTTGTCTCGTGGGGTAGCTTTACATTTCCTAAACAGTACGTGCAGTGCAACAGATGCTGCAACAAAAATCAGACAACCGCCAATTGTGCCAGATATTCCGAAAAGTGCATTGATAGTAAAACCTGAAATAGTAATCATATCAGTTTGAAATAAACACATTATTTGAATGGTGGACAAAGGAgttatcataaatattttcatgacatacattttacatgttttataaatgaaataaatcatgATAATAAGTCTTTTCTATTCTAAACTAATATTcactaattattcaattttttttcaataaatagcCATCTCCTAATTTCAACAAATCGAAATCTTTATTCGTGTATAATGAAACTTGTAAACTGTAAAACAGCATTATGTTCTAATAATGACGGCAATGGACAACTCGTACATTGGTACCAGTGGATTGTCGGATTAATCTAATCGAGATAgcttaattataaaattttaatgtcTGAGCCTTGGCGAGATTGAATAAATCCTATAATCTACGTAAAAATCTGTATCTCTTATGATAATCAAATAAATTCCTAATTTTCCTTCGAGTGCCTTCCACATTCCACAAGGCTTCAATTGCATTAGCACCTGTTAGATCATGTTGTTTCATTCATTGAGCTCATGAATTGTATATCCCTAAATACACAAGAACActattttttgataattgttattGTAACAGAGTAAATGAAATtagattttgtaaattattacaaacaatatgtaggaataagttaaaaaatatacatgtaaatttataaaggtaaTACATTCACTAGCAGGTCTTCCTGATTAGCCGTTGTCTATTTGATTTTCTATTATGATAACTAAACGATCTTGTATAGTAATTTTCACATTCTTATCTTGTCATGTGcacaatttattttgtatactatGTATTACTATTTCATTCTTTGTACCAATGTGTATACAGtggttttaaagaataaaattgtctAAACTTGTCTTAATAAAGGTTATGACCTTTAAACCTATGAGTTCATCGGCAATAACACGTTGGTTGAATTATTTTATGAAATGGGTCCGGAAAGAGATAGATTGCCATATAATTAGAGAAATTAACTCACCTCTGTTTAAATACAAACGGAATTGAAATAGGCCATTACAAAATTTTGTTATCACAACACCATCTTGTAAAAACTAAAATGCTATATTAAGCCTGCATTTATCAAGTTTTGAGATGAAAAGCATTgcaaaagacaaattaaaaaaaaaatgacaattatatgTTTACTTAATTCGGACTTTGCAGGTACTATGTATGAACAGGTCGAATTTCCACATATCTCTAAATTCACTGGTGGAAtatcatcttgttctgtacaaaAAAAAGGAATTAAGTTTAACATAAACTTCAACacttataaatgaaaacaatactttGTCAGGTATGTTCCCGAAACGCATCTACATCATGAATTCTGAAAGCCAAGCATTTGAAAGTCAAGATTGTATAAGAACTGGAATAGTTAAAGAGGTATATGACTAAAAGAGACTCAAATCAAAagtccgttttttttttatttgtccgtgtattttgttgttttctttcaatcaGCATTTGTGGCGGCTTACCAATTAATAAAAATAGTATGTACTTACcagttacatttttttattaaatgtcgAAGTACGGCATAATTAGAAAACTGTTAAGGGTGTGATATGCCTGGTGTTTTGAAAATTCTTTATTTGAAGCTGTTCGTATACGtataaaattaactttaaatGAATCATAATTTAGTATATTCGGGTTTTTTTTATTCAGTCGAACAAACTGGACGCCCCTTAAAAAAACCTGGACTGTTCTTGAAAAAtgaatcaaaaaaattaaaatctcaaaaTAGTCTTTTATTTAATAAGTGTCTGTAAAGTTAAGAAACATaagttttaaaaatgcattttctTTACATacgtttgtaaaaaaaacaatacacaaaaacacataaaggtacacaaaaaactaaagactagtaACTCGAACCCCACGCCAAACTGAGGAttatatcaggtgctccggaagggtcagcagatACCGCTGCACATTTGGAACCTATCGTGTAGCTCATGTTAGTACACATCCGGTAATAAGTGTAATTTGGTAGGTCACGTTCA
This genomic interval carries:
- the LOC143048601 gene encoding uncharacterized protein LOC143048601 — its product is MVPNFQDLSFLLKIMWICITETKDTDNILTTHIMSGETAVLPCQNIPGNNVIQWLRLNPSKNVTENTYTDGQTVNSELPFHRRISITNSPEDTRYDLTIVNVSKKDEGTYRCAFIQGTKVRSHNVRLFVQEQDDIPPVNLEICGNSTCSYIVPAKSELSFTINALFGISGTIGGCLIFVAASVALHVLFRKCKATPRDKGTTIASVDAFWSSPTLPSESYVFDNDLTLETFPENVQEAGNERLHSIETHLTNITNQGATRRNQKEHSPQQNTSDENIMIIADNNYEESYDQRLQLHVDIPHVYDECRGVLLSTATNTYQSLTRNWKDTTNLYQ